CGCACAACGAGACCGGCATCGACATCCATCCCGGGGCGACGATCGGACGCTCCTTCTTCATCGACCACGGCACGGGTGTCGTGATCGGCGAGACGACGACGATCGGGGACCGGGTGAAGATCTACCAGGGGGTGACGCTGGGCGCCCTGTCGTTCCCGAAGAACGAGCACGGCGAGCTGATCCGCGGGGTCAAGCGTCACCCCACCGTCGAGGACGACGTCGTCATCTACGCCGGTGCGACGATCCTGGGAGGGACGACGGTCATCGGGAGGGGAAGCGTGATCGGCGGAAGCGTCTGGCTGACGACGTCCGTCCCGGCCCATACGAGGGTCACGATCGCCGGAGACCAGCTCAGGTTCGAGGCCCGCGCCGTTCCGCAGGCGTCGTCGCCGGCGGCCGCCGGCCCAGCCTGACCGTCAGGACGAGGAGGGCGCCAGGCGCTCGACCCGCGCGGGCGGAGCCGAAGCCAGAAGGCTCGCGACGGTGCGTCCGGCGCCCGGGACGACGAGGTCGGGGACGAGGTCGGCGAGCGGGGCGAGGACGAACCGACGTGCCACGAGGCGCGGATGCGGGACGACCAGCCCCGGAAGCTCGGTCTGCAGGTCGCCGTAGAGGAGAAGGTCGAGGTCGAGAGGCCGCGGGCCGTTCGGTTCGCCGGAATCCGGCCGCCCCGCCTCCGCCTCCAGGCGTTTCAGGAGCTCGAGAAGACCGAGGGGACTGAGAAAGGTCCGGCCCGTGGCCACGGCGTTCAGGAAGTCGGGCTGGGGCGGCCCGCCCACGGGCGCCGTGAGGTAGAAGGGGGAGCAGGTGAGGCCCTCCACGTGACGCGCAAGGCCCGCAAGTGCGAGGGCGAATGCAGCTTCCGGCGAACCGACGTTTCCTCCCAGGCCGATGGCCACCGCGGCGGGAAGGTCAATAGTCGTCGTCGCTCTCCGTCTCGCCGGCCTCGAGCGTGGGCCCCTCGCCCAGCGGAAGCTCCTCGTCGTCGAGGGCGGCCTTGGCGGCCGGGTCCTCGGGTTCGATCCCGATGTCCTCTTCGTCGCGGTTGCGCTCGAAGAGGTCCGGATCGGCAAACTCGTCGCGCTTGGCGCGCCGGGCGGCGATGAGCGCCGCCGGCGACGTGTCGCGCGGCGGGGCGTCCTTCTGGTCGGTTCCGCACTTCGGGCAGAGGACGGGCGTCCTCCTCAGGTCGTAGAACTTCGTCCCGCAGCGGAAGCACTCGTGTTTCAGACCAAGATCGGGCATTCGCTCCCTCAAAAAAGACGCCGGAACATAGCATCGGGTCCATGGTGGGTCAACGCGGTCCGGTGCACGTTCGCGCACGCGTCGCCGAGCGAGCCCATTCGCCGATTACACTCGACCCGTGAACGGCTTGCCGGAGGGCCCCGCGAACCCACCGGAATCGCTGGTGGACCCGTGCTGAGATTCGACCTCCTCGCCGTGGACGGGATCGCACGGCGCGGAAGGGTGGTGCTCGACCACGGAAGCGTCGACACGCCCGCGTTCATGCCCGTGGGCACCGCCGGCACGGTCAAGGCGGCCCGGTGGAGCGACGTCGAGACGGCGGGCGCCGAGATCGTCCTCGCGAACACCTACCACCTGATGCTCCGGCCGGGGGGAGACCTGATCCGCGATCTCGGCGGACTGCACCGGTTCGTCGGATGGCAGCGGCCGATCCTGACCGACTCGGGCGGCTTCCAGGTGATGTCGCTGGCCGCGAACCGCAAGCTCTCGGAGGAGGGGGTCCTCTTCCGGAGCCACATCGACGGCAGCCCGCACCTCCTGACGCCGGAGCGGGCGGCCCGGCTGCAGCTCGGGGATTTCGGCGTCGACGTCGCGATGGTGCTCGACGAATGCACGCCGTACCCGGCGACGAGGGACCAGGCGGCGCGGTCGATGGAGCTGACCCACCGGTGGGCGCGACGGGGCCGGGACGCCTTCCTCGGCCTGCAAGGTGACGGGGGGCGGGGCGCTCAGTTCGGCATCGTCCAGGGAGGCATGTTCGCCGACCTGCGTCGCGAGAGCGCCGCGGCCGTGGCCGCCATCGGCTTCGAGGGGGTCGCGTGCGGAGGCGTCTCGGTCGGCGAGCCGAAGGAAGAGATGCGGGCCATCGTCGAGGCCACGGGACCGATTCTGCCGGCCGACCGACCGCGCTACCTCATGGGCGTCGGGCACCCTCTCGACATCCTCCACGCCGTCGCGAACGGCTTCGACCTCTTCGATTGCGTGCTCCCGACGCGGGCGGCCCGTCACGGCCTCGCTTACACCTCGGAGGGGAAGGTCGTGATCAAGCACGCGCGGTACCGGACCGACCCCGCGCCTCTCGACCCGGCCTGCGCGTGCCCGACCTGCCGAACGGCCTCGAGGGCGTACCTCAGGCACCTCTTCAACCTCGGCGAGCCGACGGCGGCCACCCTGCTGACGGTCCACAACCTGACGGCCATCCTTGACTTGATGCGGGGAATCCGTGAGGCTCTCGCGGCACGACGCTTCGAGGCGTTCGCGGCCGAGGCCGTGCGGCGACTCGATTTCGGGAAGGACACGCGATGAATCCGATCTCTCTCCTGCAGGCCGCCCCGGCGGCCCCGTCGATGAAGGACGGCCTGCTCCAGATGGTCCCGTTCCTCCTCATCTTCGTCGTCTTCTACTTCGTCCTCCTCGCGCCGATGAGGAAGCAGCAGAAGAAGACGAAAGAGATGCTCGCCCAGCTGAAGAAGGGCGACCGGGTCATGACCTCGGGCGGCATCTACGGCACCGTCGCCCAGGTCGAGGACCAGATCGTCTGGGTGAAGCTCGCCGATACCCTCAAGGTGAAGATGGCCAAGAGCGCCATCACGAGCGTCGTCGCCGATTCGGAGACGGGGAAGGACCAGGGCGGGGCGGCCTGAGACGGCGCGGCGCCCGCCTTTCTTCGCCGTGGCGCCTCTCGTTCTCCTCCAGTCTTCCGACTGGCACGTCGGCTCGCCCCTTTCGGGGCGAGGCCTCGCGCTGACGGAGGAGTTTCGGACGACGCGCCGGGAAGAGGTCGACGCGGCGCCCGAGCGGCTCCTCTCGGCCTCTCGTGAAGTCCGGCCCGACGTCGTTCTCCTCCCGGGAGACCTCTGGGACGCCGAGAACGTGCCGCCCGCCCTCTTCCGCCGGCTCGTCGAGGCGTTCGCCGCCCTCGCCCCAATCCCGGTTTTCATCGCCCCCGGAAACCACGATTTCGCCGGGCCGGGAGGCTACTTCGACGACGCGTTTCTGGCTGCGCTGGGCCTCCCGGCGTGGCCGGGCAACGTGACGGCCTTCCGGGCAGCATCGTGGGAGACCCGGCCGGTGCCGGGGCGAGACGACACCACCGTGACCGGCAGGGCGTTCCTCTCGCCGCTCCTCGACGCCGGCCGTCCCCTCGACCCCCCGCCGGTCCGGCCGCCCGTCCGGTTCGCCCTCCTGATGCTCCACGGCTCGCTCGAGAGCTACCGCGGCCCGGATGCGCCGAACGGCGCGAAGAGAACCGCCCCCTTCTCGAAAGAGGAGCTCGTCGGGGCTGGTTTCTCCTGGGCGGCGCTCGGGCACCACCACCGTTTCGAGGTCGTCGAGCGCCCGGACGGGAGCGCGGCCGGTGCCTACAGCGGTTCACCAACGGGCCGGGGTCTCGACGAGACCGGTCCCCGGCACTTCGTGAAGGTGACGCTCGACGCCGAGGCGCAGCCGAACGTCGAGACGTTGGTGGCGGATTGCCGCCAGATCCTCGACGTCGCTCTCGAAGCGGGTGGGCGAGACGCCGACGGGCTTCGGGAGGCGGCGCTCGCGCTCCTGCTCGAGGCGGGTGCGGCACCGGGAGACGTCGTCCGCCTGACGGTCCGGGGCCGTCCGGCGGCGGGGACGCGCACGACCCACTCCCTGGCCGACCTGAAGGGGCTCGTGGCACACCTCGTCCTGCGGGACAGGACGATCAGCGAACCCGAGGCGCGCGCCGACCGCTCGACGGCAGAGGGGCGTTTCGCGCTCGATCTGGAAGCCCGGCTCGCCGCGGCGCCCGACGCCCGGTCGCGGCGCGTCGCCGAGCTGGCGTACGCGCTGGGCCGGGAAGCCCTGCTGGGACGGCTTCCCGTGCCGCCCCCGGCGGAGGACGTGTGAGGATCGAACGGCTCGTCGTCGAGGGATTCGGGCCGCTCGAAGGGGTCGATCTCTCGTGGGGAGAGGGCGAGCTCCTCCTCGTCCTCGAGCCGAACGAGACCGGGAAGTCGACCCTCTGCGAGGCGATCGTGGCCGCCCTCTACGGCCTGCCGAAAGGGCGGGCCGCGGGGGGGCGGTCGCGCGAGGCCCGCAAGCCCCGGAGCGGTGCTCCGAGCCGGCTTCGGCTCGACGTGTCGACCGGTTCGACGGGCACGGGCCGGTACACGGTCGAGCGGGACTTCGACGCCGGAACCCTGCGCGTCGTCGACCGGGACCGGGGCGAGGACCGGACGGCGGACTTCCTCCGGCCCGGGGGACGGGACGCCGTCGGCGAGAAGCTGACCGGCCTGACCGAGCCGCTCTTCCGGACGACGGCCTACGTCGGACAGAACGTTCTCGACGGTGACGCCCTCGACGCGTCACTCACGGTCGAGCTGGCCCGGATCGCCGATTCGGGGGGCGGCGAGGCCAGCGTCGTGAGGGCTCTTCGCCTCATCGACGCGGCACGCGCCCGGATGCCGGAAGCGACGACGGGCACCCAGGTCTCCGTGGAGACCGAGATCGTCCGGGCGGGACGCCGGGTCGAGGAGAAACGGGCCGAGGCGGTGCGGCTCGCCAGGTCGCGCGAGGCCGCCGTGGAGGCCGCAGAAAGGCTCGCGGCGCTGACGTCCGGGCGGGACGCGGCGCGCCGGGCCGCAGCGCTCGCCGAGGTCGCTGTCGTCGAGAGCGAGCGGCGGAGTCTCGCCGCCGAGATGGAACGCCGAGGGACCGACGGGCGGAGGCGGCTGGAGCTCGAGAAGGAAGCGGAGCGGCTCGGACGGGAGGCGGACATCTTCACCCCCGACGCGCTCGCCGCCGTCGACGCTCTCCGCGGGGCCCGCGGCGCCCGGCCGGAGGCGCTCGGGGCCGCCCGGAACGCCCTCGCCGCCGAGCGAAAGGCCGCAGCGACGGAGGACCGGGACCGCCGCCGTCGGGCGGGGGGCCTCGCCGAGCTGCCACCCGAGGGCCGGAACCGCCTCAGGACGCTCCTCGACGGCGCCATCGAGGCGACGCGGGCGGCGGAGGCCGCCGAGGAAGCGCTCGAAGCGGAGTGGGAGGAGCTTCGCCGCGAGGGTCTCGCAGAGGACCTGCGCCGGCTGGACGGGCTCGAGCCCGAGGATCGGGACTTCGTCACCTCCGCCGAGGAAGACCGGCAGGCCCTGGAGCTCTCCGGAGTACAGCTCGACCGCCGCGTCGCCGACGCCGGGGCCCGGGCCTCGATCGCCGCGGGCGAAAGGCAGGTCCTCGTCCGGAGGGCCCGGGCTCTCGTCGTGGGCGCAGCTCTCTTCGTACCTCTGGTCGCCCTGGCCTTCGTGAAGCGGGGGCGGTTCGACGACCCGCTCGTCCTGACCCTCGCGGTCTTCGCGTCGGCTCTTGCTCTTTACGGCGGGGTCGCGTGGGCGCGGGGGATCGGCCACCGGCGCGAGGACGAGCTGCGATCCCGCGAGGAGGAAGCGGCCGCACGGCTGGAGGCGCAGGAGGAACGGAGGCGGCTCTCGGACCTGAGGCGTCGTCTCGAGCAAGTCTCTCGAAGGGTGGGGTTCAAGGATGCCGCCGCGCTGGTCAAGGCCCAGCGGCGCGCCCGCGCGGCCGAGGAGAGGCGGCAGAGACTCGTGGAGAAACGGGTGCGGCTGCACGCGGCAAACGAGAGGCTCGAGGCCGTCGAACGCGGGCTGGAGCCGTTCCGCCCGGCCCTCGGCCTCGCCAAGGGCCTCCCGCCTCCGGACGAGTCGCGCCGGCTCCTGCAGATACTGGCGGACCTCGAGAAGGCGGACCACGCCGCCACGGCGCGCGAGGAGGCGGCGGCGCGCGACGAGGCGAGGCTGAAAGAGGAGGAGTCCGAGCTGGCCGGGATCGAGGAGAAGCTCTTCGAGCAGCTCGCCCGCCTGCAGGTGCCCATGGGACTCTCCCTCGCGGAATCCCTCCTCTTCGTCGAGGCGGGCCGGGCGCAGGCGGCGCGCCGGAAGGCGATCGTCGAGATCGAGCTTCCGGCCCTGTCGACGGCGGTCTCCCAGGGGGCCGACGTCGAGATCGCCGAGCGGCTCGGGCGTCTGGCGGCAGAAGTGGAGAGCCGCCTCGGGAGCATCGACGCCACGGTGCACGACCTGAGCGTCCCGCACGAGCCGGAGGAGGCCCGCAGGGTGGCCGAGGCCGCGAGGCAGAAGGTGGCACAGCTCGAAGCGGAGCAGCAGGCGGCCGAGAAGGACCTCGCGCAGAAGGCGTTCGAGGGGGGGGGCAAGGCCCGCGAGGTGGAGGAACAGCTCGCGGTAGCGGAGGCCGCCCGCGAGAGGGCCATCCTCTTCCGGGACGCGCTCGACGTGGCACGGGACGTCCTGGCGTCGGCGGCCACGACGACCTACGGCGACTTCCGCGGCGGGCTCGCCCGGGCCTCGAGGGAGATCCTCGCGGCCTGCCGCCTTCCGTACGAGGCGCTGGAGTTCGGGGAGGACCTCTCGGTGTCCGTGGTCGCTCGAGGAGGCCGGCCGGTGACCCGCGCGGACCTCGCCGCGTCGGTCTCGACCGGGGCCCGGGAGCAGCTCCACCTCGTGGCGCGGCTGGCCGCGCTCCGGCACCTCGGGACGGGTCCGAAAGGGCTCCCGCTGCTCCTGGACGATCCGCTCGTCGGGACGGACGACGACCGCTTCCGTGCCGTGCTCGGCTTTCTCCTCGAGGATCTCCTCGTCGACAGGCCGGCCCTGCTCGTGTCGTGCCACGTGGAGCGTCACGAGCGGTGGTGCGCGTCGCTGCCTCCCGCCCTCGCGTCGCGGGTGCGCCGGGTCCGGCTGCCGGGCCGCGCCGGCACGGCTGCGGAAGGGCCCACCTCGGCGGAGACCGGACCTGAATTGACGCCGCCGCCGGGCGGCGAATAGACTCCCGGCCTTGGCCCGGGCGAGCCGGGCCGATTCCAGTCGGTGGTCAAGGACTTCAGGAGGCGGCTGTCTCCTCGTCCGGACCGGTCCGCCTTCGGAGGTTGCGTTTCGTGAAAAGGCCTACAGGCTGGCGTCTCGCCGTGACGCTGGTCGTCCTCATCGGATCCATCGCGGCCTACGTCTACAGGGGCCGCGAGGCCCTCAAGAACAGCCCCACCGCGCCCCCGAACCCCGGAGTCGCCGACATCCTGAAGAACGGCCTGAAGCTCGGGCTGGATCTCAGGGGCGGCATCCACCTGGTCATGCAGGTGAAGGCCGAGGACGCTCTCCGTGCCGAGGCTTCGGATGCCGCCGAGCACCTGAAGACGGAAGCGGGCAAGCGCGGAGTCGCCATCGGGACCTTGAACCCGGCCACGGGCGCCGGATTCACGATCACGATGGGCGAGGGAATCAGCCCCGCGGCGGTCTCCGACCTCGTCAAGACCGCCCTCTCGCCGACCGACTGGTCCTCCGACCAGAGCGGCCGCGAGATGCGCGTCACGTTCAGGGACCCGGCACGGATGGAGATCGAGGCCCAGACCCTGCGGCAGGCCGTCGAGACGATCCGCAACCGCGTGGACGCCCTCGGCGTCGCCGAGCCGTCGATCCAGCCGCAGGGCGACGACCGGATCGTCATCCAGCTTCCCGGTGTCGACGACCCGGCCCGCGTCAAGGACATCATCGGCACGACAGGCCTCCTCGAGCTGAAGCTCGTCGACGTCAAGGGTGGGCCCTACTCGTCTCCTGAAGCCGCTGCGGCGGCCTATGGCGGGGCGATCCCGGCCAACCTGGAGCTCGTCGAAGGGAACTCGGAGGACACCGAGGCCCGGACGCGCACGACCGTCTTCTACGTCCTCGACCGGGCCGCCGCCGTCACCGGCCGCGACCTGAAGAACGCCCGGGTCGGGCAGGACAAGTTCAACCAGCCGGCCGTCGAGTTCTTCCTGAATGCCCAGGGCGCCGAGAAGTTCGGCCGGGTCACCGGGGACAACATCGGGCGCCAGCTCGCGATCGTCCTCGACAAGCGGGTCCAGTCGGCCCCGAACATCAAGGGCCAGATCACCGACAACGGGATCATCGAGGGCAACTTCACGGCCGAGCGGGCCGACGCCCTCTCCCTCGTCCTCCGGTCCGGCGCCCTCCCCGCACAGCTCGTCATCCTCGAGGAGCGGACGGTCGGCCCGTCGCTCGGCCTCGACTCGATCAAGCAGGGCGTCCTCGCATCCATCATCGGGATGGTCCTCGTCTTCGTCGCGGTCGTCGTCTACTACAAGCTGGCGGGCATCAACGCGGTCCTCGCCCTGACGATGAACGGGATCATCCTGCTCGGCGCAATGGCCTGGATCAACGCCACGCTCACCCTCCCGGGGATCGCCGGCTTCATCCTGACGATCGGCATGGCGGTCGACGCGAACGTGCTGATCTTCGAGCGGATCCGCGAGGAGCTCGACGGGGGCAAGGGCGGAAAGGCGGCGATCGACATGGGCTTCAAGAAGGCCCTCAGCGCGATCATCGACTCGAACCTGACGACCATCGCGGCGGCGGCCTTCCTCTTCCAGTTCGGCACGGGCCCCGTGAAGGGCTTCGCCGTCACGCTCATCATCGGCCTCTGCGCCTCCATGTTCACCGCCGTTTTCGTCTCGCGCCTCCTCTTCGACCTCGTCTACGGGTCGAAGGAGAAGGTCGAGGCCATCTCGATCTGAGGGACCCCGTGAGGCTGCTACAGAATCCCAACTTCGACTTCCTCAAGCTCCAGAAGCCCTTCGTCATCGGCTCGGTCGTCGCCGCGCTCCTCTCGGCCGGCGCGATCGCCACGAAGGGGCTGAACTGGGGCGTCGACTTCACGGGCGGCGCGCAGATCGTCTACGCGTTCCAGCAGAAGCCCGACGAGGACCAGATCCGCAAGATCGTGGAGGGGGCGAACGTCCCCGTCACGTCGGTCCAGCGCTACGACAAGGCCGAGAAGAACCAGGTCCTCCTCCGCGTCCCGATGGAGCAGAAGGAAGGGCGCGACATCTCGGGCGAGGTGACGCCCGCGCTCACGCGGGCCCTCTTCCCGAAGGGGCTCGAGGCGGGGGTCTTCGACCTGAACCTCAACGGCGCCGACCCGCTCTCCGCGAAGCTCCAGCAGGACGACCCGGAGAAGATGGCCGGCCGCGCCGACGCGAACCCGGGCGTCGAGTACGACCGGATCGCCCAGGCGATCATCGCGGCCCGCTCCGAAAACGGGACTCTTCGCGAGCGTCGACGCTGCCGCGGCGACGCCCGGCACCTCTCCGGCCGTCGCCGCCTGGCTGAAGGAGAAGACGGTCGCCGGGCCCGTGATGCTGATCAGCGCGGAATCGGTCGGGCCGGCCGTCGGGAAGGACCTCCGGAGGAAAGGGACCTGGGCGGTCGTCCTCTCCTGGGGCGCGATCCTCGTCTACGTCTGGTTCCGGTTCCGGTCCGTTTCCTACGGCACCGGGGTCGTCGTCGCGCTCGTCCACGACGCCTGGATCGCGCTCGGACTCTGCGCGATCTTCGGCGTGGAGATCTCGCTGACCGTGGTCGCCGCGTTCCTCACCCTCATCGGCTACTCGGCCAACGACACGGTCGTCATCTACGACCGGATCCGCGAGAACCTCGAGAAGCCGAAGAAGGAGCCCTTCGCGCTCCTGGTGAACCGGTCGATCAACGAGACGCTCTCGCGGACGTTCCTCACGGCGTTCCTGACGTTCCTCACCGTCGCCGCCCTCTTCTTCTTCGGCGGCGAGGTGATTCGCGGCTTCGCCTTCGTCCTCTTCGTCGGCATGTTCATCGGCGCCTACTCCACGATCTTCATCGCGGCTCCGTGGGTCGTGAACTGGGAGACCTGGAAGGCGAAGCGCGCCGCCCGGCACCCGGCCTCCGTGCCGGACGCGACGAAGCCGGGCAAGGCCGTAGCGAAGGGCCGCTGACGACCAGGCCTCGCCGGGGCCGCGCCTTTTCGGCGCGACCCCGGCGGGACCGCTCCCGCGCCCCCTCCCGCTTCCGCCGGAGCACCCGATGACGCCCGTCTCCCTTTTCCCCTTCGCAGAGACCTGGTGGGTCTACGGCGTCTTCGTCCTCTTCGTTCTCGGGATGCTCGCCCTCGACCTGGGCGTCTTCCACCGCAAGGCCCACGCCGTGGGCTTCCGCGAGGCGGCCGCCTGGAGCGTCGCGTGGGTCTTCGTGGCGATGTGCGTCGGCGCGGTCCTCTACCTCTGGGCTGCGGCCCGCTTCGCGGCGGATGCACGCCTCCTGGCGGTTCCCGGGTTTCTCCCCGACGCGGCGGCGCGGCAGGTCTTCCTCGAGTACCTGACCGGGTACCTCGTCGAGAAGGCGCTCTCGGTCGACAACATCTTCGTCTTCGTCGTCCTCTTCAACTTCTTCGGCGTGCCCGCCGCGTACCAGCACCGCGTCCTCTACTGGGGAATCCTGGGCGCCCTCGTCTTCCGGGCGATCTTCATCGCGCTCGGGGCGCTCCTCCTCCAGTTCCACTGGGTGATGTACGTCTTCGGCGCGTTCCTCGTCGTCACGGGGATCAAGATCCTCTTCAGCCCCGACAAGCCGGTCGACCCCGCCGACAACGTCGTTCTGAAAGCGCTGAAGCGGTGGATCCCGCTCACGCACGATCTCCACGGTCCGCACCTCTTCGCCCGCGAGGGAGGACGCCTTCTCGGGACGCCGCTCCTCCTCGCGCTCGTCTTCATCGAGGTCTCCGACGTCGTCTTCGCGATCGATTCGGTTCCCGCGATCTTCGCGATCACCCGCGAGCCGCTCGTCGTCTTCACGTCGAACATCTGCGCGATCCTGGGCCTGCGCGCGCTCTTCTTCCTCCTGGCAGGCGCGGTCGGGAAGTTCCACCTGCTCAAGTACGGCCTCGGCTCCGTCCTGATCTTCGTCGGGCTGAAGATGGCCTGGCTGAACGAGGCCTTCGGCGGCAAGTTCCCGATCGCCTGGTCGCTCGGAATCATCGCCGCGCTCCTGGCGGCGTCCATCGGCCTCTCGCTCGTCTTCCCGCCGCGCGAGGAGCGCGAGGGCTGAAAGCCCTCGCGCCGCCGCTCAGACGAACTTCAGGACCAGGAACCCTCCGACGAGGAGGACGAGGAAGGCGAGCGCCGCGAGGTCGAAGTTCTTCTCGAGCGTCCGGCGGATCGCCGGCCCGAAGAGCCGCAGGAGCCCCGCCACGAGGAAGAAGCGGGCTCCCCGACCGACGATGCTGACGAGGACGAACGGCACGAAGGCCATCCCCGTCGCGCCGGCCGCGATCGTGGCGACCTTGTACGGGATCGGCGTGAAGGCGGCCGCGGCGAGGAACCAGATTCCCCACTCGCCGTTGTAGAGCTCCACGACCTTCGACCAGTGGTGCTGGGCGTTGTAGAAGTTCACGATCGCCTGGCCCGCCGTCGCCATCAACGTCAGGCCGATGACGTAGCCCCCCATCGCCCCGAGGACCGAGCCGACCGTGCAGAGGGCGGCCGCCCGGATCCAGAGCAGGGAGGACGACG
The genomic region above belongs to Holophagales bacterium and contains:
- the folK gene encoding 2-amino-4-hydroxy-6-hydroxymethyldihydropteridine diphosphokinase, whose protein sequence is MDLPAAVAIGLGGNVGSPEAAFALALAGLARHVEGLTCSPFYLTAPVGGPPQPDFLNAVATGRTFLSPLGLLELLKRLEAEAGRPDSGEPNGPRPLDLDLLLYGDLQTELPGLVVPHPRLVARRFVLAPLADLVPDLVVPGAGRTVASLLASAPPARVERLAPSSS
- a CDS encoding TIGR02300 family protein is translated as MPDLGLKHECFRCGTKFYDLRRTPVLCPKCGTDQKDAPPRDTSPAALIAARRAKRDEFADPDLFERNRDEEDIGIEPEDPAAKAALDDEELPLGEGPTLEAGETESDDDY
- the tgt gene encoding tRNA guanosine(34) transglycosylase Tgt — protein: MRFDLLAVDGIARRGRVVLDHGSVDTPAFMPVGTAGTVKAARWSDVETAGAEIVLANTYHLMLRPGGDLIRDLGGLHRFVGWQRPILTDSGGFQVMSLAANRKLSEEGVLFRSHIDGSPHLLTPERAARLQLGDFGVDVAMVLDECTPYPATRDQAARSMELTHRWARRGRDAFLGLQGDGGRGAQFGIVQGGMFADLRRESAAAVAAIGFEGVACGGVSVGEPKEEMRAIVEATGPILPADRPRYLMGVGHPLDILHAVANGFDLFDCVLPTRAARHGLAYTSEGKVVIKHARYRTDPAPLDPACACPTCRTASRAYLRHLFNLGEPTAATLLTVHNLTAILDLMRGIREALAARRFEAFAAEAVRRLDFGKDTR
- the yajC gene encoding preprotein translocase subunit YajC translates to MNPISLLQAAPAAPSMKDGLLQMVPFLLIFVVFYFVLLAPMRKQQKKTKEMLAQLKKGDRVMTSGGIYGTVAQVEDQIVWVKLADTLKVKMAKSAITSVVADSETGKDQGGAA
- a CDS encoding DNA repair exonuclease, whose amino-acid sequence is MAPLVLLQSSDWHVGSPLSGRGLALTEEFRTTRREEVDAAPERLLSASREVRPDVVLLPGDLWDAENVPPALFRRLVEAFAALAPIPVFIAPGNHDFAGPGGYFDDAFLAALGLPAWPGNVTAFRAASWETRPVPGRDDTTVTGRAFLSPLLDAGRPLDPPPVRPPVRFALLMLHGSLESYRGPDAPNGAKRTAPFSKEELVGAGFSWAALGHHHRFEVVERPDGSAAGAYSGSPTGRGLDETGPRHFVKVTLDAEAQPNVETLVADCRQILDVALEAGGRDADGLREAALALLLEAGAAPGDVVRLTVRGRPAAGTRTTHSLADLKGLVAHLVLRDRTISEPEARADRSTAEGRFALDLEARLAAAPDARSRRVAELAYALGREALLGRLPVPPPAEDV
- a CDS encoding AAA family ATPase; translated protein: MRIERLVVEGFGPLEGVDLSWGEGELLLVLEPNETGKSTLCEAIVAALYGLPKGRAAGGRSREARKPRSGAPSRLRLDVSTGSTGTGRYTVERDFDAGTLRVVDRDRGEDRTADFLRPGGRDAVGEKLTGLTEPLFRTTAYVGQNVLDGDALDASLTVELARIADSGGGEASVVRALRLIDAARARMPEATTGTQVSVETEIVRAGRRVEEKRAEAVRLARSREAAVEAAERLAALTSGRDAARRAAALAEVAVVESERRSLAAEMERRGTDGRRRLELEKEAERLGREADIFTPDALAAVDALRGARGARPEALGAARNALAAERKAAATEDRDRRRRAGGLAELPPEGRNRLRTLLDGAIEATRAAEAAEEALEAEWEELRREGLAEDLRRLDGLEPEDRDFVTSAEEDRQALELSGVQLDRRVADAGARASIAAGERQVLVRRARALVVGAALFVPLVALAFVKRGRFDDPLVLTLAVFASALALYGGVAWARGIGHRREDELRSREEEAAARLEAQEERRRLSDLRRRLEQVSRRVGFKDAAALVKAQRRARAAEERRQRLVEKRVRLHAANERLEAVERGLEPFRPALGLAKGLPPPDESRRLLQILADLEKADHAATAREEAAARDEARLKEEESELAGIEEKLFEQLARLQVPMGLSLAESLLFVEAGRAQAARRKAIVEIELPALSTAVSQGADVEIAERLGRLAAEVESRLGSIDATVHDLSVPHEPEEARRVAEAARQKVAQLEAEQQAAEKDLAQKAFEGGGKAREVEEQLAVAEAARERAILFRDALDVARDVLASAATTTYGDFRGGLARASREILAACRLPYEALEFGEDLSVSVVARGGRPVTRADLAASVSTGAREQLHLVARLAALRHLGTGPKGLPLLLDDPLVGTDDDRFRAVLGFLLEDLLVDRPALLVSCHVERHERWCASLPPALASRVRRVRLPGRAGTAAEGPTSAETGPELTPPPGGE
- the secD gene encoding protein translocase subunit SecD, which encodes MKRPTGWRLAVTLVVLIGSIAAYVYRGREALKNSPTAPPNPGVADILKNGLKLGLDLRGGIHLVMQVKAEDALRAEASDAAEHLKTEAGKRGVAIGTLNPATGAGFTITMGEGISPAAVSDLVKTALSPTDWSSDQSGREMRVTFRDPARMEIEAQTLRQAVETIRNRVDALGVAEPSIQPQGDDRIVIQLPGVDDPARVKDIIGTTGLLELKLVDVKGGPYSSPEAAAAAYGGAIPANLELVEGNSEDTEARTRTTVFYVLDRAAAVTGRDLKNARVGQDKFNQPAVEFFLNAQGAEKFGRVTGDNIGRQLAIVLDKRVQSAPNIKGQITDNGIIEGNFTAERADALSLVLRSGALPAQLVILEERTVGPSLGLDSIKQGVLASIIGMVLVFVAVVVYYKLAGINAVLALTMNGIILLGAMAWINATLTLPGIAGFILTIGMAVDANVLIFERIREELDGGKGGKAAIDMGFKKALSAIIDSNLTTIAAAAFLFQFGTGPVKGFAVTLIIGLCASMFTAVFVSRLLFDLVYGSKEKVEAISI
- the secF gene encoding protein translocase subunit SecF; its protein translation is MMLISAESVGPAVGKDLRRKGTWAVVLSWGAILVYVWFRFRSVSYGTGVVVALVHDAWIALGLCAIFGVEISLTVVAAFLTLIGYSANDTVVIYDRIRENLEKPKKEPFALLVNRSINETLSRTFLTAFLTFLTVAALFFFGGEVIRGFAFVLFVGMFIGAYSTIFIAAPWVVNWETWKAKRAARHPASVPDATKPGKAVAKGR
- a CDS encoding TerC/Alx family metal homeostasis membrane protein encodes the protein MTPVSLFPFAETWWVYGVFVLFVLGMLALDLGVFHRKAHAVGFREAAAWSVAWVFVAMCVGAVLYLWAAARFAADARLLAVPGFLPDAAARQVFLEYLTGYLVEKALSVDNIFVFVVLFNFFGVPAAYQHRVLYWGILGALVFRAIFIALGALLLQFHWVMYVFGAFLVVTGIKILFSPDKPVDPADNVVLKALKRWIPLTHDLHGPHLFAREGGRLLGTPLLLALVFIEVSDVVFAIDSVPAIFAITREPLVVFTSNICAILGLRALFFLLAGAVGKFHLLKYGLGSVLIFVGLKMAWLNEAFGGKFPIAWSLGIIAALLAASIGLSLVFPPREEREG
- a CDS encoding DedA family protein, whose product is MHWADTKQALVALFLIAVAESSVFPIPPDVLLIAIVASSSLLWIRAAALCTVGSVLGAMGGYVIGLTLMATAGQAIVNFYNAQHHWSKVVELYNGEWGIWFLAAAAFTPIPYKVATIAAGATGMAFVPFVLVSIVGRGARFFLVAGLLRLFGPAIRRTLEKNFDLAALAFLVLLVGGFLVLKFV